The Podarcis muralis chromosome Z, rPodMur119.hap1.1, whole genome shotgun sequence DNA segment CTTAATAAAAGGAAACAGTAGCTAAGTGATATATTTTCAAAACTTGAGTACAGATCTTGTTAAATGTACTATGAGCTCAGAAACTACAAAGGGAGTGGATGTATTGTTCTGAAGAATCTAGACTTAAAATCCAGAATATAGTAGAGTATTaatggaaaaataaggttaaaatgtgttaagacaattataggacagaaaacaggggaagatggaaaggaattgctgaaataattaatagaagtggaatacaaaaagggaggtgtgaggaggtcgtggaaatatgtgaaagaaagataagatattgaaatttctttttcttttttcccctctttttcttttttgatgtgtctttaaattgtttttgttttgtcttgttagtttttaGTGCTATGTAGtgtctttgtattgtaatgtattgttttttctttggtttttttttggtaagtgtttaaattgttgtaaaagtaataaatattattaaaaaaataaaataaaatccagaataTAGGTTtttcagattcaggtaggtagctgtgttagtctgacgcagtcaatatatatatatataaatgtccagtagcactttagagaccaactaagtttgcatgcacacaaaagcttatacccagaaaaacgtagttggtctctagggtgctactggacaattttttaattttttaaataggtTTTTCAGATTAGGGTCCTGCCCTAAAAGTAGGATGCTAGGGATTAATGTcatagggaatctgtggcctgtTTCCCCATTAGGGCTAATAGGCATGGCCCTACTAACTACTCTGTCCTCCCCCACCAGCCCAGGGAGTAGCACTGCCTGTCAGTTTTCTCCTTCTTAGTGTCAATGTtgtccttgcagaactcagcagggaggaagatgggaacAAAACTAGGAATAGTTGGCTCTGACTCCACTTACCGTTGGTCTCCCTGCTTCCCACCCTACCACATTCCACTGAGCACCAGCCACCTCTTCATAGAATTCTTGAACAAGTGCACATATTAATTGGTTGCTGTAGCAAATaaaccattttgtttgtttgcaactaAATTGGAGTCAGAAGCATAATAGAAAACCTCTAGTCACGTATCCTACATGCCTTCTGCACTAAGAACTTTTTATCTGTTTGGGGAAACAGTTGCAAAACTAGATGGTTTTTGTTTGCCCATATAGGGACACCTTTAGCATCATAATTTATCTGAAGATGAAGTGCCTAGAACATTCCTGAAACAAGGACTGGCAGTTACTGGTAAAAAGTGTCTTTCTCCAGTCATGAAGGGTTCAGGATGCTTGGTTGTCAATTTGAATAAATgccatatttatatttattattattcccccttcTTTAACTCAATGGGCATAGTTCAGCCAAATTTAAATGCTTCTGTATCCCATTGGTTTCAGTGAGAGATATGTACGCAAACTGCATCCTATGCACATTGAACTGGGGGTAAGTCTCAACAGACACCCATAGGATTCTATTGTAAATTTTTCCTGCTGTAATAAATGGTTTAGGAGTGTTTAACTTTTAAGAGACAGAATGTAAATCTGAAATGCATTGATATAACTTCCATTTATCCAATCTAAATAATCTGCTGTTTTGTGCAGTCTGTGCACAGCATTAAGCTCACACAGAATGTGTTTTGCTGCTATATTTAGTATTCACACTGAACAGGCACTAACCTTACGATGACATTCCTGAGCAATTTCCATTTGTGTGAATAGCTCTTCCTTCCGGATATTGTACTGCATAGTTTCCCTCTCCCTTTATCAAGGCCTTTCAATTATTTTGCTTAGTTGATTTAGTAATCAACATTCATCTCTTCATGGAATTCTATGAGGCCACCTCCTACATGTATTTTGAGATTTTGAACATGCCTTCCCATCACAAGAGCCTTTACAGAACTAGCTTTCATTCTGTTTATATTTAATGTGCCTCAGTGTTCACATCTACAGGGGTACTGGCTACATCAAAATTTGACTTCAAAATCGAAAATGAAAGACCTAGTAATCTTTAAATGAGGTAGTGCAAAGATTCAAGGAAGTAAGCTTTCTTAAAGAAGTATAACATTAAGGATTGCAAAGGCATCATAGAATTATAGGTGCAATACAAGAATAAGCAGGTAGCCTGTTCGGGAATCAAACCCATGACCTtttcattatcagcaccatgctcgaGTTGTGCTCTTACACTAACTGCAATGTATAATAGCCAgccagcattttttttttctgtgCAAGTTGCAGTCCCTAATTGCAAAGTACAATATGAAGTACACTTTTTCAATTTATCCAGAAAAGCCTCTTGTCACAGCAAAAGTTGGAGTCAGCTTTTGAGAAGCTGCCATGATGAATCATGAGCGGCCTGGCAGAGCATCACTCAGATGCCTTGAAGAGGGCTTGTGAGAATTAAGAGCAGATACAGAATGAACTGTATTCATTGTGAGTGGCATATAGTGAGGATGCTTTTTAGCTGATTATCTTAGGTTTCAGTGGATTTGTCAGTCCCATGTTGAATGAATTTATCTAATTCACATGACAATTAAATTAACCCCTCCTTTTCAAATATGTTTAGcagcttaaaaagaaaaggaggtaaAAGCTTTGAAGTAGGCATTATTGTGTTGTATTTGGGGAATGGGGAAACATTAGCGACTTCCTGGATTAACCTAATTACTAACACTACATACATTGTTTCAGTTGTGTCCACTCAATTGTGTCCTGGCCTTGAAGTAGCTCAATATCCACTATTTTTCCTCATTCTCTTAAGTACCTGTTTCCATTCTGTGTtgctttttccccttttctgGAGAATGACTGATCTTGCACAGTATTAAACGCAAGCAACCTGTGAACTTTTGAGCAATGTCTACCTTTTGAAAACCACACCATGGTCTTACCTTGCTAAATGCGTAAGCAGCTTTTTCTTCTGCTAAAAATTCGACAAGGGAGGCAGACCTTTGAAAATTCTGTCTCATCTTGCTAAAGCCATAGAGATTGAGCTGACGAATGAAGCTTTTCATACAGTCAGTTTCAAAAATGCGCAGTGGTCCTTTCCTCTCTAgaacctcctttttaaaaagttcttcatCTATCActacacaattcccatcatcatcccaccacagtgaCTTAAACTGATCACTTTCAACAATTTTCCAGAGTTTCTTTGGGAAAGTGAGGGATAGGAAATCATTGTCTTCAAGAGAACCATCATCACAGAGAGTAAGCCGTGGTCTTTTTGCCCAGGGTCCATCATTCAAAGCCTGAAAAGCATTTTCTTCTATCATAGACCTCAAGACTGTGTCACCAGCTGCAGTTTTATCATGCACCGGAGTAGATGAAATTGAGATTGCAGAATGAACTATTTCATCTTCAGCTGAAAAGTGTTGAGTCTGTGCAGCAGGAAGGTCCATGTCTATTTCTCTCTTCTCGTTCTGGTAATTTTTTTCAGCTGTAGCCATTTATACTATTAGTCAAACCATGCTGATAAGGCAGCAGCAGGCCTATTAAAAATGATGCTAGCTTGTAGGGAGCTTCAATAGGGAGTTCTAGAACATCACAATGAGACCTATCTTGTGCAGGTGTGACATCACAAAATGAACTCTGGTTTCCTAGCGAACGATTTCATAATGACTGAACAGTATTTATGCATCTTCACTGAACAAGGAAAATTAGGACAAAGCCTATCAAATATTTGCCTTAAAATATGCACCATAAAAGCACCACTGGACTTTAATTCCAAGACTTTAATCATGGGCACATCCCAACCCTGGTTCCTAAACAAACCAGGGAGTTTGGAAGTATGTCTATGAAACTATAGAGTTATTATATGCTTTGTAGAAAATAGAGAGCTAAGCAAGCAATACAGGATACTTTATTGACCAGCCAAAAATTTGAAGACTGAGAAATAAGATTAACGAACAATTACATTTTAACAAAAGTGGAAAAGCAACTTTTCAAAAAGCTAGTACTTTCCCTTTTCCTCTACAGTACAAAGATTGTGGTTATTTACACAATAATTTACATATCTTTATCAAGGTAATTTGATCCATTAACAGTGGAAGAACCtagaagtcctacctgagaacaTGCTTGAAGCACAGTGTTCATGGTTTAATAGTGAAATTAAGAGGCTAAGGAGCATGCTGATATACCACTGTGTGACTATGGTATATTAACATAAATGGAAGTTGAGTGTACAGATTGACACAAAATTTGTCGCTCACAATAGATTATGCATTTCAcacagccctttaaaaaaatacttttacatATTTATACTgtacagttttaaaatatattacattGCCAAAATTCACATAAATACTATACAGGCAagctttaattaaaacaaagcaggaaGATTAACAAATAAAGCCGCATTTTCCACTTCTCTAAAACACTGTGGGTACAATCCAGCCCACAAGTTACATGTGTGCAAAGGCCACTGATTTCAACATGGCTTGCCCATCTGTAACTAGGCAGGTTTGATGCTCATTAGGTAGGATAGTTATTTTAAATTCTTAATTGTACTGTGTAAAAACTTGGACTTCGTAGCTAACAAACTCTACACTGATGGTTCAATGCTCACGGCCAAACCAAGAGTATATGCCATAAACATGAGACCTGATAAAATGCTTTCCATTTGTGAACCTTATCCCAGCAATTGCATTCTCATTTGTTTTACTGGCGTGGTATTTCATATGCAAATACACTGAAACTCTCTAATTATATTAAAACAAATCTACATTATCTACATTACAAGCCATTAAAGCAGACACAGCTATCCATAAACAAAAATGAAGGCATGACATAAAAGTTGGCCACTGATTCCCAGTTGTGATTTAACAGGGAGTAGTCAGTCCTAGCTATGTGCTACATGGCCGAGTTCACTTTTAATCTGGCATATCAATGTTTAATTTGGGAGGCGGTATAACGTATTTCCCAGGACTCTGAGTAATGACCACTCCAGTCTTCTTCCGAAACATTGGAGCTATTTTCGGAGGTTCTGGGACAGGggtttcttctgcttcttcattATCTTCATGATGCAGATCGTAAGAAATATTGCCGTACTCTCTTAGGAATGGGAAAATTTCAAGTAGAAACTGACAGAAGTCTTTGCGGATTCCAAACCACCCTGTACAAACAAAGGATTATTGAGACCTTCAGTCTAAAATGAAACTGACCAAAAAccaagaagcaaaacaaacagatCTCTTTCTGCTGCACGTAAAAATGACAGGATGTTATGTCAATATGAGAAGAACAAGGAGAAGGCTTCTCTGCAGAATACTTACAATGATTGCCTCCTTTCTGTCCAAATGTTGTTGCCATTAAAGTTATCAGTGAGAGCCAGAGAGGAACAAATATGGGTATATATGAGAATGTATTGTGTCCATCCAATCTGTGCACAAGCAGGATCTAGAAAGACAATTAGGGAGTTTCAGTTTCAAGCTTAATACATCCCCTTCCTTAGGAACACAGGATTATTTTAATGTCCTAGGCACCAATCTAGCAGGTGGCTGAAATTCCTAGGCATCATGACCATGAATGTGAAATTTTTCCAAACCTAGTAGGAACCCAATTCTAGACATTATCTTAAATTCACAGGTCTCATAGGGCTAGCAAACTTTTCAGACAGCCATGTGTCTGTTTTCAAGGAGGCCTTTTTCAGTCATGACTGCGTATTTGACACAGTTTGGTACTGGGTGGAGAATACTGACAGCCTCAGTAGTTTCTAGTACTTGCAACTACAAATATAGTTTGAAAATGTATTTGAAGTTGCAAGTACTAGAAACTAGTTGCAAAATAACTCTTTGGAACTAGAAGTGAAAGAAGCTATGCAAGATGCCTATGCACAAATGTGCTTAGTATGTACAATTTACAGAGATCACAGAATTCATAATCCTCTCACACAACTATCAACACCGCTCTAGAAATCAGGCACTCAATACTCATTGTTATGCCCTCCCAACACTAATACACACTCCCCATTTTGATATGAAAATCTTATTCACAACAGCAGTTCCATTTGCAACTGTGACTGCCTCTAAAAAGGCACACTATTAAAAGAACTGTGAATGATCTCCCAGACAATATTCCAACCTCACAAGGTAAATAGATAGTTTTTTGCTTACTTCAAAGGTGAGTAATGGAACGACGATTGTCATCCAACTGATGGCCATTGTTATGTGAGTTCTTCTTTGCTCAGCAATCACATCCATTGAGCGTAAGAATAGGACTGACCAGACAATGTAATAGAGCACAACCAAACACAGAAAGGACATCAGGATCCACAGAGGGACACAGACAACCTGCAAATAAAGTAGGGAGAGAATGCTTTCATTTATCAGTCAGAAAAGCTGCCCAGTTTTCCTATGAAGGTAGTACCAGTTCTGAAATTTGTCATTATGTTTGAAGATCCTTTCAGTGCAGCTCCTTTAAAACCAAACAGAGactctttacctttaacaacagtCATGCAATCAGATGAACCTACCTCAAAGAACACACAGTACTTGGAACTATAAATCTATCTCCTCCCCACCACAGCTTTAAGAAGTTTTGCCTTAGTACAATACTTAaacaagatttattttaaaagatgaaCTTTGCTTCACCTGAAGTCTAAAACTTAGAGAGGAGTTTCTTCATGTACCCATATACTAGAAAGTGGTGTAGGGTGAGGGGTATAATATAATGGAGATATCAgtccgggcgggggggagggggcaactgGTTTCACAGAGCTTACAGTGTCAATATTGTCTTCATATGGAAGACACATTATGAAGCAGGAGACTAAGATAAAACCACCACTAATGTGCTTGATGTCTTTCAATTTCCACCTTACATTCTGAAGACCATATCAGACACACATCTGAAAAGGAGACCTTTATAGTTTGTCCTTGCAGCACAGAAACCCTTATAACGTCTTATGGACATCATGGCAGCCTAAATTTCATTTACTGTTTATTCTGCTCACGtctttcttcatcttctctgCATGAAGCGTCTTCCAAACTCTTTGTTACTCATCCGAGGCCCTCTGAattcccaccaccacctgaaTAAGTACATGGTGACCACAAAGAGAGCTTTCTCATCCACCGTACCTTAGATATAGAATGCCTGGAACTTACTTATGGATTTCAGAAAgcaggcaattttttaaaaaaatgtccaaggtattccattatgtttttattgcaagTTTTAAGGTTGCTTTATGATTTTAGTGATATTTTTGAGGATTTTGTTACAGGTTATCTGCTTTTCATTATGATTTTGCCGCACTTGTTTTTTAGTTGTATGTCACCCTATTAATAAAAGTGTGGCTTGTAAATTGAAGAAACAATAAATACAGAAGGCTCACCTACTATTTACGATGCATCTTAAGGTTTGTTAAAACAAGTGGTCAATTTGCTTCGTGGATTATTGCTCAGGTTTCCGTGTATGCCATAATTAAAAAACCCATTTTCCTTAGATAGTCATCACACTTAGCATTTGCATAAAACCTTAAAGCTTTGAAAATAGCATTAAAAATGAGCAGTTTACGTACAAGCCATGGCCACTTAATAATTTCATCCAGTCGGAGTGCAATGAATATGAACTGGAGAATATTGACAGAACACAGGATTTCCAGCTAGGAAAGAATAAAAGAAGGCATGTCAGAATCAAATAGGGTTTTATCCCCACCCCCGTAGAATGCTACCACAGTCAAAATACACTCAACACAGCACCTGTACATAATTTTTGAGCTAAACATTTTGCTCCTTGAATGCAATTCGATAATATATTATGAGTGTGCCACCACAACTGAAACATAAACAGGAAGTTAATAAGGCCCTTCGGGCATTCTAGCCTAGGGGCCAAATCAGGCCCAGTAGGCCTCCCAATTTGGCTCATGATGCCATTTTTGGGAAGCCATGCCCACCCTGCACCTGACATCATACACAATGTCCTGcctacctgtcaaatttggctcaTTGGGGCCAGGGCATGCTGAAACTAAAAGTGTGTTCTGTGGTTTTCCATAGAAAACCTGTCTGGGACAGATAAACCATATGACTGAATTTGAAATGTAACACCAAGCCAAAGTATGGTATAGCTCAGGGCAGCAGGCCTGAAGTAGGAAAGCCACCCTGATCAACTCTCTAGGAGCCAGCACAATTACTTTTCCATGCTAAGCAATATAATATGATATAATAtatagtaaaggtacccctgcccgtatgggccagtcttgacagactctagggttgtgcgcccatctcactcaagaggccgggggccagcgctgtccggagacacttccgggtcacgtggccagcgtgacatcgctgctctggcgagccagagccacacacggaaacgccgtttaccttcccgctagtaagcggtccctatttatctacttgcacccgagagtgctttcgaactgctaggttggcaggcgctgggaccgaacaacaggagcgcaccccgccgcggggattcgaaccgccgacctttcgattggcaagtcctaggcgctgaggcttttacccacagcgccacccgcgtccccgataTAATATATACATCTACTAAAAATTTATTTACAACATGgttcaaaaaaaacacacctgagAAACAGAAATTTTCAGTTTATAAACTTGAATTATAAATTAGAGTCCTCAACCCCCACCACAGCACTAACCCACCCATCCAGCAGTCTCACCTCCAGAGATCTGTCATGCCGAAAGCCCCAAACACAAGCTGCAACGGATACTGGAGACACAAAGAACAACGGCATAAAGACTAGAAGCCAGAAGCGGGTTCCTCTCTCAATCCCATCGCAGACTAGCACTTCAAACATCAGCAGTAACAAGTGGATGCCAACTGCAATTAACATGGCTTTGAACTCCACACATGTTTCTCCTTCTGCACTAAAGGGgggcagaaaaaatatatatacagtattatGTTAGATGAACAATACAACTTTGTCCACACATTCACGGGGATTTGACTTAGCCTGCTCTCTACATATTATACTTTCTGCAAAGATGCTATACCCTTATGGGAAAAGGTCACCTGTTGTGTTCATGGGGTGTACATAGATAAGTAACCACAGGATAATTGCTAACATGCCATCTTCCAAAGTGGCACTAACTGCATAGAGGACTTGTTTTTTTGGTTAAGGTCATCTACTAAACTACCATGCTCCTATCCCCATCTGAAAAGCAGTACTGCGAGGGACATAAGATTGTGTAGCAACAGGGCCCACACAAGCACTCTCAgtggttatacagtggtaactcaggttacatacgcttcaggttacacattccgctaacccagaaatagtgcttcaggttaagaactttgcttcaggatgagaacaaaaattgggctctggcgacgtggcagcagcaggaggccccattagctaaagtggtgcttcaggttaagaacagtttcaggttaagtacgaacctccggaacgaattaagtacttaacctgaggtaccactgtaccacaaatTTTACATGAATTAACCCACAGATGATTTAAATACACAAAAAGTATATTACTCTTACCGATACTGTGGGTTTCGTGCCCATACTCCAGTTCCTACTGAGGCGCCCACAATTACCATCAACTTCCACAGCCATATTGGAGCAAACACTGCCCAGTAGCTCCACTGAATCTTGTCATCCAAACGAAGAGAAAGCAAAACTGAGAAGAGCAGCAGGCAGGCATAGATAAGaaatttgctggggggggggggcattaaaaaagagagagaatgatttatttatacaCACTAGATtgtaaaaaaatcaaagcagattacaaaagataaaacagtagaaCCAAAAAGAGtttacaaccatactttaaaacatgcaaaagttaaaatactaaaacagattaatattacctcaactttctaagcatctgggtaaaggtaaaggtacccctgaccattaggtccagtcattacCGACTccagggttgcggcgcttatctcgctttactgcctgagggagccggcgtacagcatgactaagccgcttctggcggaccagagcagcgcacggaaaccttcccgccggagtggtacctatttatctacttgcattttgcagtgctttcaaactgctaggttggcaggagctgggaccgagcaacgggacgaGAGctcaatggggatttgaaccgacgaccttctgatcggcaagccctaggctcagtggtttaacccacagcgccacccgcgtcccgcatctgggtaggcttgtctaaa contains these protein-coding regions:
- the TMEM185A gene encoding transmembrane protein 185A isoform X1; translated protein: MNLRGLFQDFNPSKFLIYACLLLFSVLLSLRLDDKIQWSYWAVFAPIWLWKLMVIVGASVGTGVWARNPQYRAEGETCVEFKAMLIAVGIHLLLLMFEVLVCDGIERGTRFWLLVFMPLFFVSPVSVAACVWGFRHDRSLELEILCSVNILQFIFIALRLDEIIKWPWLVVCVPLWILMSFLCLVVLYYIVWSVLFLRSMDVIAEQRRTHITMAISWMTIVVPLLTFEILLVHRLDGHNTFSYIPIFVPLWLSLITLMATTFGQKGGNHWWFGIRKDFCQFLLEIFPFLREYGNISYDLHHEDNEEAEETPVPEPPKIAPMFRKKTGVVITQSPGKYVIPPPKLNIDMPD
- the TMEM185A gene encoding transmembrane protein 185A isoform X2, with the translated sequence MNLRGLFQDFNPSKFLIYACLLLFSVLLSLRLDDKIQWSYWAVFAPIWLWKLMVIVGASVGTGVWARNPQYRAEGETCVEFKAMLIAVGIHLLLLMFEVLVCDGIERGTRFWLLVFMPLFFVSPVSVAACVWGFRHDRSLELEILCSVNILQFIFIALRLDEIIKWPWLVVCVPLWILMSFLCLVVLYYIVWSVLFLRSMDVIAEQRRTHITMAISWMTIVVPLLTFEILLVHRLDGHNTFSYIPIFVPLWLSLITLMATTFGQKGGNHFTVLPQPKF